In Rosa rugosa chromosome 4, drRosRugo1.1, whole genome shotgun sequence, the genomic stretch aaagcctgcgaaaatttggataagatcggatcttatgactgggcaagggaagttggaagcttcttaaaaaagtctataaagactttaaaaaagaaaaaggagtcaaCCAGCCCATATGGTAATACGGGGGGCTGCGTTCTGATAATACTGGTAAGTTACTGTCAGACTgaaatgtaactggtcaagtcactgatcaAGACAAACTGCATGTCATTCGTCAAGTCactatgactaatttttttttgttttttgtgcaaGCAGTATTGGTTCTGTCAAAAGACTGGAAAAATCAAGCCAATATCTGGAAGGGAGAACGAAGATCATGGGATGAGAAAATGGGACATCCAGAAGCTGATACAGAATTGGACAAGTTTTAACAGCTTGAAAAAACTAGAGGTATTTTCTTCTCTGTCAAAGTAGTTGTCACTGGACACGTCGCTGGCCAAGTAACTATCTTGGTTAAAAGTCACTGATTAAGTCACTGTCACACTACATGTTCAATGGCCAAGTCACACTTCATGTCACTGGCCTTCATAACTGTTGTAAACATGTCATTGCAAATGTCACATAGTATGTCACTGACATATTGAATATGtttctttcagaaaatctttgaaaacctgaaggaggatagagaggaatcagaatccgaggaagaggagaatagatcagatgaagcaaagacagttccggaaggagaggaaaaaggagctgatgatcagaattgtgaaaacaaagaagataacctacaagttgaggtggctgaactggaaacaacttcagaaaaaaacaagtgggagaaagagcttcagaaaaaggaggaggagataagaTATATGACTTTGGAGAAAgataatttgaagaaaaaactgAACGAAAAGGAACAGGAGATAAGATATATGACTTTGGAGAAAgataatttgaagaaaaaactgAACGAAAAGGAACAGGAACTAAGGAAAATCACGGAGGACATGGTGAATCTGGAGGAACGAAATACTACACTTGTGACCGAGAATTTCTGCCTTGCATCATcggtgaaggagttagagataaaattgaaggaattggagCAAATGTTGAGCCCAAAGACTCACACCTCAACAGCAGCTCAGCAGCACAGCTCCCCACCACCTAACTCAGCAGAAGAAAACACAGAAAAGAAAGATCAATCGACTGTTGAGGAAGGTCAGTCCCATGGGTTCTGCACAGTCGAAGAatctgcagcagcagcagcagctcaatCTCCACCTCACTGTACAGTGGCAGAAGAAACTCAATCGACACCTCCATCAcacaaggaaaagaaagatcAATTGACTATTGAGGAAGGTCAGTCCCATGGGATCTGCACAGTCGAAGAATCTGCAGTAGCAGCAGCAGCTCAATCTCCACCTCACTGCACAGTGGCAGAAGAAACTCAATCGACACTTCCATCACACAAGGACTCACAGTTCCAGAGCCCCACAGTCCACATGCTCACAGTGGCAGAAATGGAACAACAA encodes the following:
- the LOC133744428 gene encoding uncharacterized protein LOC133744428 gives rise to the protein MTLEKDNLKKKLNEKEQEIRYMTLEKDNLKKKLNEKEQELRKITEDMVNLEERNTTLVTENFCLASSVKELEIKLKELEQMLSPKTHTSTAAQQHSSPPPNSAEENTEKKDQSTVEEGQSHGFCTVEESAAAAAAQSPPHCTVAEETQSTPPSHKEKKDQLTIEEGQSHGICTVEESAVAAAAQSPPHCTVAEETQSTLPSHKDSQFQSPTVHMLTVAEMEQQADMFQIVKSPIVEEASQLRTLSIEKENKTPEQSKKGELTMHLTQQHSGETMVEQQKLDDVPEDVLEAIRQMDAAENAQINKEQEEKQLPPEVVDWEKSKVYNFMDQDTKRRVQKYWQNAPSGVLLGWKTVWSTGFKTGFKRHDHGRTDSKQLHRMLWNSLD